A part of Gossypium hirsutum isolate 1008001.06 chromosome A07, Gossypium_hirsutum_v2.1, whole genome shotgun sequence genomic DNA contains:
- the LOC107956313 gene encoding uncharacterized protein produces the protein MFSEVVNSHREAVVRPRVEIVWAVVVEQWAEVLVILRRDKGSTYSYVACTVTEKLGILIENTPSGITVLSPLGQSVRVNKVFRDVPLEIQGVIFLADIMELFFRRIRPNTGHGLVIIRAKVDKEVVVIGERRNYLSNVTSALRAEKLVCKGYEAFLAYVSVLNVGDSSVKDIRTVKDFSDIFPEQLLRLHPEREVEFGIELLPGMIVVSIVPYKMALKELVELKAQIQELLDRGFIQPSMSP, from the exons ATGTTTAGCGAGGTGGTCAACAGTCACCGAGAGGCTGTGGTCAGGCCAAGGGTGGAAATTGTATGGGCCGTGGTCGTGGAGCAatgggcagaggtgctggttatACTAAGGCGAG ATAAAGGATCTACCTATTCTTATGTTGCTTGCACTGTTACTGAGAAATTGGGGATTCTGATTGAGAATACTCCAAGTGGAATTACTGTTCTAAGTCCACTGGGACAATCTGTTCGGGTAAATAAGGTGTTTAGGGATGTTCCCTTGGAGATACAAGGAGTTATCTTTCTGGCTGATATTATGGAGCTATTTTTTCGGAGAATTCGACCTAatactgggcatggattg GTTATAATAAGAGCTAAGGTAGATAAGGAGGTAGTGGTAATTGGGGAACGACGGAACTATTTGAGTAATGTAACTTCTGCACTAAGGGCCGAGAAATTGGTTTGCAAGGGTTATGAGGCGTTTTTGGCCTACGTAAGTGTTTTAAATGTTGGGGACTCTTcagttaaggatatcagaacagTTAAGGATTTTTCTGACATCTTTCCTGAACAGCTACTAAGATTACATCCAGAacgtgaagtggagtttgggattgagctccttcctGGTATGATTGTAGTGTCCATCGTCCCTTACAAAATGGCACTgaaagagcttgtggagcttaaggcccAGATTCAAGAGCTACTGGACCGTGGGTTTATCCAGCCTAGTATGTCTCCGTAG